The proteins below are encoded in one region of Pseudophryne corroboree isolate aPseCor3 chromosome 8, aPseCor3.hap2, whole genome shotgun sequence:
- the ZBTB9 gene encoding zinc finger and BTB domain-containing protein 9 isoform X1 has protein sequence MFVPVLGAVSVDVGAPGEEAVTMPGGESVQLDFPHYSSVLLDTLNKQRLQGKFCDLSVQVQDRVFRAHKTVLAASSPYFHDKLLLNDTSCLVLPSVIQPDAFENLLQLIYSGRLCLDVEALPSHLLVASGLQMWQVVDRCSELLKERKSCTPQTWSSRASESQSPSSSFQIPRDDPPPPTITLNCSDDEEVIKVRVSEEEEEEEEEEDDGKNGGNVLDDSANGSCTYALPSSSSSPGSPKVFYIKQERMEDDSGFLKAFEVTEVQADYSSELSFVLPPTSSPSSSDVSLCLPRKLYGATETPSFTISKPVDLHGNEIISHALQAQTIHAPVKLVAAPDGKKFGCLCGKRFAVKPKRDRHIMLTFSLRPFGCSVCHKKFKLKHHLTEHMKTHGGNLFSCEDCGRKFRVESCFQKHKEVCKGQRWAGACWTYK, from the exons ATGTTTGTCCCTGTGCTGGGCGCAGTGTCGGTTGATGTCGGGGCTCCGGGGGAAGAGGCAG TCACCATGCCTGGCGGTGAGAGCGTCCAGTTGGATTTCCCCCACTACAGCTCCGTGCTCCTGGACACTCTAAACAAGCAGCGCCTGCAGGGGAAATTCTGCGACCTGTCCGTCCAGGTCCAAGACCGCGTGTTCCGAGCTCATAAAACCGTCTTGGCTGCATCCTCTCCTTATTTCCATGACAAACTCCTCCTGAATGACACTAGTTGTTTGGTCCTTCCCAGCGTTATTCAGCCCGATGCTTTCGAGAACCTCCTACAGCTCATCTACTCTGGGAGGCTCTGCCTCGATGTTGAGGCTTTGCCCTCTCATCTCCTGGTGGCGAGTGGTCTTCAGATGTGGCAAGTGGTAGACCGGTGTTCTGAGCTCCTCAAAGAGAGGAAGTCGTGCACCCCTCAGACATGGTCGAGTCGCGCCAGTGAAAGTCAGTCGCCCAGCAGCAGTTTCCAGATCCCACGAGACGATCCACCACCACCGACGATCACATTGAACTGCTCTGATGACGAAGAGGTGATCAAGGTCAGAGTttcagaagaggaagaggaggaggaggaagaagaggacgatGGAAAGAACGGTGGAAATGTTCTGGACGACTCTGCCAATGGCAGCTGCACCTACGCTCTTCCATCATCCTCCTCTTCTCCGGGGAGCCCCAAAGTATTCTACATCAAGCAGGAGCGAATGGAAGACGACAGCGGCTTCTTAAAAGCTTTCGAAGTAACTGAAGTGCAGGCAGACTACTCGTCGGAGCTGAGCTTCGTCCTCCCGCCAACGTCGTCGCCGTCATCTTCCGatgtctccctctgccttcctcGCAAGTTATACGGTGCCACGGAAACCCCATCCTTCACCATCTCTAAGCCCGTGGACCTGCACGGCAATGAGATCATTTCCCACGCACTACAAGCCCAAACTATTCATGCACCCGTTAAGCTTGTGGCTGCCCCGGATGGGAAAAAATTTGGCTGCTTGTGCGGGAAGCGGTTTGCCGTGAAACCAAAACGGGACCGCCACATCATGCTGACCTTCAGCCTCCGCCCGTTCGGCTGCTCGGTCTGCCACAAGAAGTTCAAGCTGAAGCATCACCTCACCGAACACATGAAGACGCACGGGGGGAACCTGTTCTCGTGTGAAGATTGCGGCCGGAAATTCAGGGTGGAGAGCTGCTTCCAGAAACACAAGGAGGTGTGCAAGGGACAGAGGTGGGCGGGGGCTTGCTGGACTTACAAGTAA
- the ZBTB9 gene encoding zinc finger and BTB domain-containing protein 9 isoform X2 — MSGLRGKRQTVTMPGGESVQLDFPHYSSVLLDTLNKQRLQGKFCDLSVQVQDRVFRAHKTVLAASSPYFHDKLLLNDTSCLVLPSVIQPDAFENLLQLIYSGRLCLDVEALPSHLLVASGLQMWQVVDRCSELLKERKSCTPQTWSSRASESQSPSSSFQIPRDDPPPPTITLNCSDDEEVIKVRVSEEEEEEEEEEDDGKNGGNVLDDSANGSCTYALPSSSSSPGSPKVFYIKQERMEDDSGFLKAFEVTEVQADYSSELSFVLPPTSSPSSSDVSLCLPRKLYGATETPSFTISKPVDLHGNEIISHALQAQTIHAPVKLVAAPDGKKFGCLCGKRFAVKPKRDRHIMLTFSLRPFGCSVCHKKFKLKHHLTEHMKTHGGNLFSCEDCGRKFRVESCFQKHKEVCKGQRWAGACWTYK; from the exons ATGTCGGGGCTCCGGGGGAAGAGGCAG ACAGTCACCATGCCTGGCGGTGAGAGCGTCCAGTTGGATTTCCCCCACTACAGCTCCGTGCTCCTGGACACTCTAAACAAGCAGCGCCTGCAGGGGAAATTCTGCGACCTGTCCGTCCAGGTCCAAGACCGCGTGTTCCGAGCTCATAAAACCGTCTTGGCTGCATCCTCTCCTTATTTCCATGACAAACTCCTCCTGAATGACACTAGTTGTTTGGTCCTTCCCAGCGTTATTCAGCCCGATGCTTTCGAGAACCTCCTACAGCTCATCTACTCTGGGAGGCTCTGCCTCGATGTTGAGGCTTTGCCCTCTCATCTCCTGGTGGCGAGTGGTCTTCAGATGTGGCAAGTGGTAGACCGGTGTTCTGAGCTCCTCAAAGAGAGGAAGTCGTGCACCCCTCAGACATGGTCGAGTCGCGCCAGTGAAAGTCAGTCGCCCAGCAGCAGTTTCCAGATCCCACGAGACGATCCACCACCACCGACGATCACATTGAACTGCTCTGATGACGAAGAGGTGATCAAGGTCAGAGTttcagaagaggaagaggaggaggaggaagaagaggacgatGGAAAGAACGGTGGAAATGTTCTGGACGACTCTGCCAATGGCAGCTGCACCTACGCTCTTCCATCATCCTCCTCTTCTCCGGGGAGCCCCAAAGTATTCTACATCAAGCAGGAGCGAATGGAAGACGACAGCGGCTTCTTAAAAGCTTTCGAAGTAACTGAAGTGCAGGCAGACTACTCGTCGGAGCTGAGCTTCGTCCTCCCGCCAACGTCGTCGCCGTCATCTTCCGatgtctccctctgccttcctcGCAAGTTATACGGTGCCACGGAAACCCCATCCTTCACCATCTCTAAGCCCGTGGACCTGCACGGCAATGAGATCATTTCCCACGCACTACAAGCCCAAACTATTCATGCACCCGTTAAGCTTGTGGCTGCCCCGGATGGGAAAAAATTTGGCTGCTTGTGCGGGAAGCGGTTTGCCGTGAAACCAAAACGGGACCGCCACATCATGCTGACCTTCAGCCTCCGCCCGTTCGGCTGCTCGGTCTGCCACAAGAAGTTCAAGCTGAAGCATCACCTCACCGAACACATGAAGACGCACGGGGGGAACCTGTTCTCGTGTGAAGATTGCGGCCGGAAATTCAGGGTGGAGAGCTGCTTCCAGAAACACAAGGAGGTGTGCAAGGGACAGAGGTGGGCGGGGGCTTGCTGGACTTACAAGTAA
- the ZBTB9 gene encoding zinc finger and BTB domain-containing protein 9 isoform X3 yields the protein MTVTMPGGESVQLDFPHYSSVLLDTLNKQRLQGKFCDLSVQVQDRVFRAHKTVLAASSPYFHDKLLLNDTSCLVLPSVIQPDAFENLLQLIYSGRLCLDVEALPSHLLVASGLQMWQVVDRCSELLKERKSCTPQTWSSRASESQSPSSSFQIPRDDPPPPTITLNCSDDEEVIKVRVSEEEEEEEEEEDDGKNGGNVLDDSANGSCTYALPSSSSSPGSPKVFYIKQERMEDDSGFLKAFEVTEVQADYSSELSFVLPPTSSPSSSDVSLCLPRKLYGATETPSFTISKPVDLHGNEIISHALQAQTIHAPVKLVAAPDGKKFGCLCGKRFAVKPKRDRHIMLTFSLRPFGCSVCHKKFKLKHHLTEHMKTHGGNLFSCEDCGRKFRVESCFQKHKEVCKGQRWAGACWTYK from the exons ATG ACAGTCACCATGCCTGGCGGTGAGAGCGTCCAGTTGGATTTCCCCCACTACAGCTCCGTGCTCCTGGACACTCTAAACAAGCAGCGCCTGCAGGGGAAATTCTGCGACCTGTCCGTCCAGGTCCAAGACCGCGTGTTCCGAGCTCATAAAACCGTCTTGGCTGCATCCTCTCCTTATTTCCATGACAAACTCCTCCTGAATGACACTAGTTGTTTGGTCCTTCCCAGCGTTATTCAGCCCGATGCTTTCGAGAACCTCCTACAGCTCATCTACTCTGGGAGGCTCTGCCTCGATGTTGAGGCTTTGCCCTCTCATCTCCTGGTGGCGAGTGGTCTTCAGATGTGGCAAGTGGTAGACCGGTGTTCTGAGCTCCTCAAAGAGAGGAAGTCGTGCACCCCTCAGACATGGTCGAGTCGCGCCAGTGAAAGTCAGTCGCCCAGCAGCAGTTTCCAGATCCCACGAGACGATCCACCACCACCGACGATCACATTGAACTGCTCTGATGACGAAGAGGTGATCAAGGTCAGAGTttcagaagaggaagaggaggaggaggaagaagaggacgatGGAAAGAACGGTGGAAATGTTCTGGACGACTCTGCCAATGGCAGCTGCACCTACGCTCTTCCATCATCCTCCTCTTCTCCGGGGAGCCCCAAAGTATTCTACATCAAGCAGGAGCGAATGGAAGACGACAGCGGCTTCTTAAAAGCTTTCGAAGTAACTGAAGTGCAGGCAGACTACTCGTCGGAGCTGAGCTTCGTCCTCCCGCCAACGTCGTCGCCGTCATCTTCCGatgtctccctctgccttcctcGCAAGTTATACGGTGCCACGGAAACCCCATCCTTCACCATCTCTAAGCCCGTGGACCTGCACGGCAATGAGATCATTTCCCACGCACTACAAGCCCAAACTATTCATGCACCCGTTAAGCTTGTGGCTGCCCCGGATGGGAAAAAATTTGGCTGCTTGTGCGGGAAGCGGTTTGCCGTGAAACCAAAACGGGACCGCCACATCATGCTGACCTTCAGCCTCCGCCCGTTCGGCTGCTCGGTCTGCCACAAGAAGTTCAAGCTGAAGCATCACCTCACCGAACACATGAAGACGCACGGGGGGAACCTGTTCTCGTGTGAAGATTGCGGCCGGAAATTCAGGGTGGAGAGCTGCTTCCAGAAACACAAGGAGGTGTGCAAGGGACAGAGGTGGGCGGGGGCTTGCTGGACTTACAAGTAA